A region from the Vicia villosa cultivar HV-30 ecotype Madison, WI linkage group LG3, Vvil1.0, whole genome shotgun sequence genome encodes:
- the LOC131656238 gene encoding glutathione S-transferase F11-like, translating into MVVKVYGSIRAACPQRVLACLIEKGIEFEIVHVDLDKGEQKHPEFLLLQPFGQVPVIEDGDLRLFESRAIIRYYAEKYADRGPDLLGTTLEEKAMVDQWLEVEAHNFNDLCFNIMFNLVILPRMGKDGDMGLVHSCEEKLEKVFDVYESRLSKSSYLAGDYFSLADLSHLPGIGHLIEGAKMGHLVSERKNVNAWWEKISSRPAWKKLKNLVG; encoded by the exons ATGGTGGTTAAAGTTTATGGTTCAATAAGAGCAGCATGCCCTCAGAGAGTGTTGGCTTGCCTCATAGAAAAAGGGATAGAATTTGAAATTGTCCATGTTGATCTTGATAAAGGAGAACAAAAGCATCCTGAATTTCTTCTCCTCCAG CCCTTTGGTCAAGTTCCAGTAATAGAGGATGGTGATTTGAGACTCTTTG AATCAAGGGCAATTATAAGGTACTACGCGGAAAAATACGCCGACCGTGGACCTGACCTACTTGGCACAACATTGGAAGAGAAAGCTATGGTGGACCAATGGCTTGAAGTAGAAGCACACAATTTCAATGATTTGTGTTTCAACATCATGTTTAATCTTGTAATTTTGCCAAGGATGGGTAAAGATGGAGACATGGGTTTGGTTCATAGTTGTGAAGAGAAGCTAGAGAAGGTGTTTGATGTGTATGAAAGTAGGCTCTCTAAAAGCAGTTATCTTGCTGGTGATTACTTTAGTTTGGCTGATCTTAGTCATCTTCCTGGAATTGGACATCTTATAGAGGGAGCAAAAATGGGACATTTGGTTAGTGAGAGGAAGAATGTGAATGCTTGGTGGGAGAAGATTTCAAGTAGGCCAGCTTGGAAGAAGTTGAAGAATTTGGTTGGTTAA